The following are encoded together in the Cohaesibacter gelatinilyticus genome:
- a CDS encoding pyridoxal phosphate-dependent aminotransferase, which produces MLTTSNRGAIQPFLAMDVMSAANRLEAAGQDVVHMEVGQPGAPAPQIVRDAAARALQDGRIGYTDALGIRSLRERIAAYYSSHHGLEVNPDRIAVTTGSSAGFNLAFLALFEVGDRVILPTPGYPAYRNILGALGLGVVEVETKEEDRWCLTPEAIRAEHARNPIKGVLIASPANPSGTIMEADALKAVIETCEELGIWFISDEIYHGLEYDMKAECALHYSPNVVIINSFSKYYCMTGWRIGWMVLPDAALRSVECLGQSLYISAPMLSQVAAIAAFDATDELDIIKAGYARNRDLLMAELPKIGLGNFMPMDGAFYVYCDIGNLTNDSMDFAKRSLEEAKVAITPGADFDVDRGHRYVRLSFAGTYCAMEEAVRRLGGWLA; this is translated from the coding sequence ATGCTGACCACGTCAAATAGAGGGGCAATTCAGCCTTTTCTTGCCATGGATGTCATGTCTGCTGCCAACCGACTGGAAGCTGCCGGGCAGGATGTCGTGCATATGGAGGTTGGTCAGCCTGGAGCGCCTGCGCCGCAAATTGTTCGGGATGCTGCGGCCAGAGCATTACAGGACGGACGAATTGGTTATACGGATGCTCTTGGGATCCGATCCTTGAGGGAGAGAATTGCGGCTTATTATTCTTCCCATCATGGACTGGAAGTAAACCCGGACCGCATTGCTGTCACAACGGGTTCAAGTGCTGGATTCAACTTGGCTTTTCTGGCTTTGTTCGAGGTTGGTGACAGGGTCATTCTGCCAACGCCAGGCTATCCGGCCTATCGTAACATTCTTGGTGCGCTGGGTCTGGGAGTGGTGGAAGTGGAGACCAAGGAAGAGGATCGCTGGTGTCTGACGCCTGAAGCCATTCGTGCGGAGCATGCACGCAACCCGATAAAAGGGGTGTTGATTGCCAGCCCTGCCAACCCGTCTGGTACGATCATGGAAGCGGATGCCTTGAAGGCAGTGATAGAGACTTGTGAGGAGTTGGGAATATGGTTCATCTCCGATGAAATCTATCATGGGTTGGAATATGATATGAAAGCAGAATGTGCTCTTCACTATTCTCCCAATGTGGTGATCATCAATTCCTTCTCCAAATATTACTGCATGACTGGTTGGCGTATTGGCTGGATGGTGCTGCCTGATGCTGCTCTGCGTTCTGTCGAATGCTTGGGGCAAAGCCTCTATATCTCTGCGCCAATGTTGTCTCAGGTGGCAGCAATCGCGGCGTTTGATGCAACGGATGAGTTGGATATCATCAAGGCCGGATATGCAAGAAACAGAGATTTGTTGATGGCGGAGCTTCCAAAGATCGGCCTGGGCAACTTCATGCCTATGGATGGAGCATTCTATGTCTATTGCGATATCGGCAATCTGACCAATGATTCCATGGATTTTGCCAAGCGTTCACTTGAGGAGGCCAAGGTTGCGATCACGCCGGGCGCGGATTTTGACGTTGATCGTGGCCATCGTTATGTGCGTCTGTCTTTTGCTGGCACATATTGTGCAATGGAAGAAGCCGTGCGTCGACTGGGAGGATGGCTGGCCTAA